The genomic stretch GATCGCTCATGGGTGGACCTCCTGAACAGATGTACGCAGCCTGAGCGGTTTCGGTTCAGTGCACTGTCACGCGACGCACGGTAAATCCAGTCGGCGCGACAAAATGCACGCCCAGGCCAGTGAGGTGGTGGGCATGCAGTGCCGTCTGGTCATCCTGTCTCTATCCTTCGCGACAGAATGAAGGCACAATAAAGCCAGGTTCCGCCCTTTTCCCCGGAGGTTCATCATGAAGAAAGCACTCCTCGCTGCCCTGCCCCTGTCCCTGGCACTCCTGAGCACCGCCGCCAGCCCCGCCGCGCAGGCCCAGCAGACCGGCAAACTCAAGGCCTGCTTCATCTACGTCGGCCCGGTCGGCGACATCGGCTGGAGCTACGCCCACGACGAGGCCCGCAAGAAGACCGAGAAGGCCCTCCCCTGGCTGGAAACCAAGTACGTGGAAAGCGTGCCCGAGGGACAGGCCACGCCCGTCATCGACCGGCTGGTCAGGGATAACTGCAAGGTGATCTTCACGACCTCCTTCGGGTTCATGGACCAGACGCTGGACGCCGCCAAGAAGTACCCGAACGTGATCTTCGCGCACGCCAGCGGCTTCAAACGCGCCCCGAACATGGCGACGTACATGGCGGACTTCTACCAGATCTATTATCTGAACGGCATGATGGCCGCCGCCGTCAGCAAGAGCGACAAGCTCGGGTACGTCGCCGCGTTCCCCGTGCCGGAACTCAAGCGGCACATCAGCGCCTTCGCGATGGGCGCCCGCGCCGTGAACCCCAAGGCGACCGTCAGCGTCAAGTGGATCAACGCGTGGTTCGACCCCAACAAGGCCCGCGAGGCCGCCGAGGCCCTGATCAGCGAAGGTGCGGGCGCCCTGGCCTTCACGGAGGACACCGCGACCGTCGTGCAGACCGCCGCCGCGCGCAAGATCCCGTCCTTCGCGCACTACTCCCCCATGTACAAGTTCGCGCCCGATTACGTGGTCAGCGGGCAGCTCGTGCACTGGGAGAAGATCTACATCGACTTCCTGACCAAGGTCCGCAATGGCACGTACACCGCCAAGAACCTCCAGAACGTCGACTACTGGAACCTGCTGCGCGGCGGCAGCGTCGAACTCGGCGCGCAGGACGGCATGGCCATCAACCCCAAATGGGTGCCCGCCCTGAAAGCCAAGACCATCACCGTCGCCGGGAAGAAGACCACCGTCTACGACCGAGTCATGACCCTGAAAGCCGACATGGAGAAGGGCGGCAAGTTCGACCCGTTCACCGGCCCGCTGAAAGACCGCAACGGCATCCTGCGCGTCCCCGCCGGGAAGGTCGCCAGCATCGCCGACCTGAACAACATGTCCTGGGTCGCCCCCGGCGTCACCGGACAAGTTGCGGACGAACCCAAGAAGTAAAGCTGTAGTAGGTTGACAGTCGATGGTTGATGGAGGGCGCAATCCCTTCCGTCAACCATCAACTCGTTCAGCCCGGATGCGGATCTGCTCTGGCGTGAGACAGCCGCCGTGCCCGGGCCAGACCTCACGCAGGTCAAGGTCCAGCAGGCCCCGCAGCGTGCTCAGGGCCTGCGCGTGGTCGTGGTTGTACGCCGCGCGGGGCAGGTGCGCGCCATCCGCGCCGCCCACCACGGCGTCCCCGGCGATCAGTACCCCGTCCCGCAGCAGCCCGATCTGCCCAGGCGTGTGCCCCGGCAGCGGCACGACCTGCCAGCCCAGCACGTCCTGCCCCGGCTGCGCGGCCTGCACGGAGCGGAGCTTCGGGTGGATGCGGGAAATCACGCGGCCCAGGCCTGGGAAGCCCGCCGGGTACGGCAGGTCATGCGACTGCCCCAGCAGCGCCGCGTGTTCCAGCGCATGCGCCAGCACCGGCACGCCCGCCCGCTGCGCCAGGAACGCATTCCCCGCGTGATCCACGTGCGCGTGCGTGAGCAGCAGTGCGTCCGGCCGGAACTCCCGCAGCAGCTGCACAAACCGTGGCGCATGACTCAGCGCGCCACTGTCCACCAGCAGTCGCCCCGCCGGGGTGCTCAGCAGGAACACGTTCGCGTACAGGGGACGGACTTCCACATTCACTCGCCCGATGATGCCACGCGACGTACGCTGAAGACCCCATGAACCGAATCTCCTGGCTGGCCGTCCCCGACGACACGACCGCGCCCGAAGGCGTGCAGAAGCTCCACGCGAAAGCCCGGGCGAACCTCGGGTTCGTGCCTAACGTGTTCCGCGCGCAGGCCCTGAACCCCGACACGTTCCTGGCGTGGTGGACCGACTTCAACACCCTCGTGAACCGCGAAGGCCACCTGAGCACGACCGACCGCGAACTGCTGGCCGTGGTCGTCAGTGGCCTGAACCGCTGCGTGTACTGCGCCGTCTCCCACGGCGCCGCCCTGCGCGAGTACAGCGGCGACGCCACCTTTGCCGACACGGTCGCCGTGAACTGGCGCCACGCCCCCCTGTCACCGCAGCAGGCGGCGCTGTGCGCCTACGCGGAGAAACTCACCCTCACCCCCGCCCACATGGCCGAGGGCGACCTGCACGACCTCCGCGCAGCGGGCCTGAACGACCACGCCATCCTGGAAGCCACGCAGGTCATCGGGATGTTCAACATGACCAACCGCGTCAGCAGCGCCCTGGGCTTCATCCCGAATGAGGAATACCACCGCCGGGGCCGCTAACTGGGTTCAACCGCGCGAGTAGCCGGTCGCGCTCCAGCCGCAGCCGGAACGGACCAGATTCACTGTT from Deinococcus soli (ex Cha et al. 2016) encodes the following:
- a CDS encoding BMP family ABC transporter substrate-binding protein gives rise to the protein MKKALLAALPLSLALLSTAASPAAQAQQTGKLKACFIYVGPVGDIGWSYAHDEARKKTEKALPWLETKYVESVPEGQATPVIDRLVRDNCKVIFTTSFGFMDQTLDAAKKYPNVIFAHASGFKRAPNMATYMADFYQIYYLNGMMAAAVSKSDKLGYVAAFPVPELKRHISAFAMGARAVNPKATVSVKWINAWFDPNKAREAAEALISEGAGALAFTEDTATVVQTAAARKIPSFAHYSPMYKFAPDYVVSGQLVHWEKIYIDFLTKVRNGTYTAKNLQNVDYWNLLRGGSVELGAQDGMAINPKWVPALKAKTITVAGKKTTVYDRVMTLKADMEKGGKFDPFTGPLKDRNGILRVPAGKVASIADLNNMSWVAPGVTGQVADEPKK
- a CDS encoding MBL fold metallo-hydrolase; amino-acid sequence: MEVRPLYANVFLLSTPAGRLLVDSGALSHAPRFVQLLREFRPDALLLTHAHVDHAGNAFLAQRAGVPVLAHALEHAALLGQSHDLPYPAGFPGLGRVISRIHPKLRSVQAAQPGQDVLGWQVVPLPGHTPGQIGLLRDGVLIAGDAVVGGADGAHLPRAAYNHDHAQALSTLRGLLDLDLREVWPGHGGCLTPEQIRIRAERVDG
- a CDS encoding peroxidase-related enzyme (This protein belongs to a clade of uncharacterized proteins related to peroxidases such as the alkylhydroperoxidase AhpD.): MNRISWLAVPDDTTAPEGVQKLHAKARANLGFVPNVFRAQALNPDTFLAWWTDFNTLVNREGHLSTTDRELLAVVVSGLNRCVYCAVSHGAALREYSGDATFADTVAVNWRHAPLSPQQAALCAYAEKLTLTPAHMAEGDLHDLRAAGLNDHAILEATQVIGMFNMTNRVSSALGFIPNEEYHRRGR